In Primulina eburnea isolate SZY01 chromosome 3, ASM2296580v1, whole genome shotgun sequence, one DNA window encodes the following:
- the LOC140827477 gene encoding uncharacterized protein yields the protein MSRSQNFRFHPRCLNLRITHLAYADDLLLLSYGDRISVSMIMQCLHNFGNTAGLRVNALKSNVFLASVDDNIKQDILYSTGFTVGTLPFRYLGIPIAAKRLCAADYGDLLDSVTRKVSAWPRNSLSYAGKIELIRSVIQGIDCFWLSILPIPNCVISSIQSICRKFVWPTKHPPIAWSFLCKPLADGGLGLKDLKAWNRALLAKILWNIHSKKDSLWIKWVNHIYSCFGGVWNWSLKKDDSPLVKNILLIRDEIISAEGTVEAATARLHSWFGNNGGIGRAYDYFVHAKGRWPWKPLLAKACILPKHRFIFWLLAHSKLLTRDRLGYLEDRKCVLCHTEDETAPHLFFQCKISKLIWDSVRAWLHMDRAMTSPTSILRAFRGIYSGNSMLSKMRITALSATIYHVWNLRNRVMFENEKMDIDAIGLKINIHTYRCVPGATTFWV from the coding sequence ATGTCTAgatctcaaaatttcagatttcaCCCTAGATGTTTGAATCTTAGAATTACGCATTTGGCATATGCTGATGATTTGTTGCTTCTCTCTTATGGTGATCGAATTAGTGTCTCAATGATTATGCAATGCCTTCACAACTTTGGTAATACAGCGGGTCTTCGTGTCAATGCTTTGAAATCTAATGTCTTCTTGGCTAGCGTTGATGATAATATCAAGCAGGATATATTGTACTCCACAGGGTTCACGGTTGGGACACTACCATTTAGATATTTGGGTATACCAATTGCAGCAAAGAGGCTTTGTGCGGCAGACTACGGAGATCTCTTGGACAGTGTGACACGAAAGGTTAGTGCTTGGCCTCGTAACTCCCTATCTTATGCAGGGAAAATTGAGTTGATTAGATCGGTCATTCAAGGTATTGATTGTTTCTGGCTGTCTATTTTACCCATTCCGAATTGTGTTATTAGCTCGATTCAGTCAATATGCCGCAAATTCGTTTGGCCTACAAAACACCCACCGATTGCTTGGTCGTTCTTATGCAAACCACTTGCGGATGGAGGGCTtggtttgaaagatttaaaagcTTGGAATCGTGCCCTATTAGCAAAAATTTTATGGAATATACATTCTAAGAAAGATAGCTTGTGGATTAAATGGGTTAACCACATTTACAGTTGCTTTGGTGGGGTATGGAATTGGAGTTTGAAAAAAGATGACTCACCCTTGGTCAAGAATATACTTCTCATCCGTGATGAAATCATTAGTGCTGAGGGTACTGTGGAAGCTGCTACTGCTCGGCTTCATAGTTGGTTCGGTAATAATGGGGGAATTGGGAGAGCATATGATTACTTTGTACATGCTAAAGGGAGGTGGCCGTGGAAACCTCTCTTGGCTAAGGCTTGCATTCTTCCAAAACACCGCTTTATCTTTTGGTTACTTGCCCATTCCAAACTCTTGACTCGTGATAGATTGGGCTACCTTGAAGATCGTAAATGTGTTCTATGTCACACCGAGGATGAGACAGCCCCGCACTTATTTTTCCAGTGCAAGATTTCCAAGCTCATTTGGGACAGTGTGCGCGCATGGTTGCATATGGATAGAGCAATGACTTCTCCCACTTCGATACTTCGTGCTTTCAGAGGAATTTACAGTGGGAACTCCATGCTCTCAAAGATGAGAATTACGGCATTATCAGCAACTATTTATCATGTTTGGAATCTTCGTAACAGAGTTATGTTTGAGAATGAGAAGATGGATATTGATGCTATCGGCCTTAAGATCAATATTCACACATACAGATGTGTTCCAGGGGCGACAACTTTTTGGGTGTAA